The Telopea speciosissima isolate NSW1024214 ecotype Mountain lineage chromosome 11, Tspe_v1, whole genome shotgun sequence genome includes the window ttctaCAATTTGTGAGGAAATAATGTGAAGATAATTATTGTTATTCAAGTTGATTAATAATTTCCATAAGCCAGTGTTGACTAGCATGGAAATGCCTCAAAATGAGGCTATAGTAACAACCAGTATTtcataaatatagataaccttATTAAGCCCACTTAGCTTTGGATGTTTTTTCAGTCCCCCCAACCCGGATCCCCTGTGGTGCGGTAGGGCGTCTAACACACATCAGACGGCCCTGCTGCCCTGGGCACGCAGCCCCATACACCACCCTTATTTTGGGCTGCGTGCCCCGGGTCAGCAGGGCCGTCTGATGGTGCGCCGGACACCCTGCCATGCCACAGATGAGCCCtatcccccccctccccccacacaACCCacaccctaaaaaaaaatgcttCAGGTCTGCATTAACTATGTTTAcctttctcttttatataaTCTTCTAAACTCTCCCTCACATCAACCCCATTCCTAATGTCACAACAGCCCCCTTTCCAAAGAGAATGGTTAAGGTTCTTGTAGGAGAATCATTCTAGATGCCGCACAGGTAGAATCCAAGAGAGTGAGTGCATTCCATTTGTGTGGGCATCTGGCGTACGAGAATGGTCCAGCCTCCTTCCCAAACTAATAATTTGGAAATTGGAATAATTGATAGCCTTACTTTTTCAATTGGAATaatgacaacaaaaaaaaaaaaaaaaaaaaggcatggCAATCAATTATTCTAATCTCCAAATTTTACAAAACCCtagaagagaacaaaaaaaaaatacaaactaTGTCCTTTCCTTAAAACTCCTGCACaaaaggaggggaaaaaaaagataattaattAATCTAATTGAGAAGGACCTTTTTCTCTAAAACCTCAGAACAAATTGTCCCCATCATTTGGTAAAAGGACGTGAGATCTGACAACTGCTCTATTGACATCTTCCCCATCACATTCCTGGCtaccttctccctctcctcatTCAACTTCAATCTCTCTAGATACATATGAGCATTCCTAACTGTTGCACCCATCTGTTTCAACCTCTTCTCTTGTTGTGTACTCAAAGCCTTATTTGACTGAAAACAGTAACATTAACCAAACAAATAATGTCAAGCAAATCATAAAGAAACAGAATTAATAACaaggagaaacagagagagcagAGCTGGTATGATACCATACATACCTGGAGGAATTCAGCTCCAGCTTCAAGGTCACACTTATGATCTGGAGGCATCTCACGCCCTGTAATGTACATCTCTTTGGCAATTGAGAAACTTCGAACTATaatgcttcttttcttttccatcacTTTGTCAAGCTTTAGACCTTTTGGTATTCTTACTGAGCTATTCAGTTTCTTTTGGTAAGCAATTACTGCCCTCACAAATTCCTGCACAATAATCAATTTTAACATCACAAAACCCCCCCATAGACACCATTACCAACTGAGTCTTACCTGATATGCTGATGGACAACCAGGGTAATCGAATTCATCCGACACCGGATGTCTCATACGCTCTGGATGGAATTGGAGTCCCATTATGAATTTACCCTCATGAGGATTATAAGCATCAGGATCATAGAACCCTTCAATCAAACCATCTGGAGAGAAAGCCATTGGAACAAACCTTTGGGCTAATCTCTTGACACCTTGATGATGGTAGCTGTTAACCCAAATCTCCATCTTCCCTTGTTCCTCCAGAGAATCTTTGAACCATGCATGCAATGGGGTTTCCTCCACCACCTTCACATTGTGACGATGCCCGTCATAGTTGTCATAGTCAATGTGAACCGTTCTCTGTTCTTCTGGGAAATTCTTGGAGAGTTCTTTCTCAATGTCTTGATAAAGGGAACCCCCACAAGCAACGTTGAGGATCTGTGAACCCCTGCAGATTCCCAAGTAAGGTATGTTTCTTTCGAGACAGAGCTTGGCGAGTCTCAATTCTATGGTGTCTTTCTCTCGATCGATGGATGTATCGCTCACATGCAATCTCCTAATCTCTTCTAATTCCTCAGGCGAAAGCCCAGAAATCTCGGCATCGTAGAGTGAAGGGTCGATGTCTTCGCCCTCACAGAGTAGAACTCCATGGATTGGCTCAAAGCTGTCCAGCAGGGTATGAACTCCGGCGACCCTGGGGACAATTACTGGCACCGCTCCATAACTAACGATGAGATCGAGATGATATTCACCTGAAAAAAGACCCAAAATTTTTAAGGAtcgaaataaaaaaagaagacgAAATGGAGAAGATTTATTAAGAATTGGAACGAACCCACAAAATCAACGAACTTGTTCTTCCGAACGGTTCGTCGggagacgatgaggacccttgGAAGTATAGAGGAGAGATCGTCGGAGGAAGCCATTGCTTGTGTCTGTCACAATTAACAGGAACTGGGAGAGAACGATATATAAAATGCCTGATTTTAGTGTTTACACAACAAACACAAAGGACACAGAGGCTATGGCTTGGCTTTTTATATGTGAATGATACTAATGCTAGGCTGTGCTTACTAATAAATGTGAATGCTTAACACAAAATCTTATCGACATCTCCATAAATACTGGCTTTGCCTTTCttatctcctctttttcttcttcttgctcttcctTCATGCCGGACTCCATGGTTGTGTTGGACTATTGGCCTCCTTCCTACCTGGTGCATGCAGGGATTACAACAATAGCTATGTGAGTCAGGTATGACTAGGACAGGCTCTATCTTCAGTACGTACAGGTGCACGACGGCCCAGGCGCCGCGTATTCTCAACTTCTCCACGGGGCTTGGGACTTGGAGTATTACTTGGACTTAGAAGTGGTAGCAGTGTAGCACTGTCGCAGGGATTGGCCGGGTATTTCAGCTTTGTATACCCCGAGGGAGTTGTTCTCTTGTATGACCAATCAAACTTGACAATATGCTGATGTGGACCTtctaattttagggttttttgcaATATCAAATAATGAATTGGATTTTGTATATAAATACTCCTACGGCCCCAGCTGCGCGTAGCAGCCTGTGCGACGTAATAAGACTGtgtgtgcaatgaccgccttacctccaCTTGGGCAAGGTGTTGGgtagggggtaaggcggtcattgcacatGCGACCCATCGCACCCCCCCCAGGTTGCTACGGGCAGTTGGACCGTAGACGATCTGCATTGAAATACTACCGGGTCCTGAGCTTAGCATGGTCAAGACACAGAACCGCCTTGGGGTGTGCCAATAAATAACTGCCTTGCCCCCATATAAAGGTCGATTTTTCAGGAGCTCCAAGGCGATTCTGTGTCTGGACTCTGGAGTCTGCGCAAGGGTAGCTTCAGAACTTGATTGGACCCCTAATTAACCACTTTCATGCAGTTGTTATCTCTACCCTTTAACCTACTAAATCCATATTTTTGTTATATGTGAATAAGACGGGTGGAGGactaatatttttttatcttgaaTCGATGATAAGGCTCCCGATACGACTCGATCCATACTGGACCAATTTAATCTGTTCTATAATTACGATACAGTGAACAGAATTTTAACTGAATCAGTAGAAATGAAGTGATCAATAATAATAAGATTGTTAACACTGTAGCAAATTGGAAAGGTCGTGCATGTTCGCTAATTTGACCAAATCATACTGCATGGTTGGCTTCCCAATTCCCCAAAATACCAAGCCTGGTGTGAGGTGTTCTAGTTTGGTCTTTCTCTAGAGGCCTTCTTTCCCACATCCGCTAACCCACCCAATCAAGGACTTTCTAATGAGGATTAATTTAAATGGGGTCTCACACAAAATCCAAACCAACCTGTTGTTCCAAACCAAGCCAATGCTTTTTCAGTGTTAATTTCAACTAAATTCTTTCCTCTTGTTTAATTTAGTTGTACAAGAGAAATTATGTCATAACCCAAAATCCTATCCTTGGTTTTGAGGACAAGATACAAAGGgaaggaggggtatttatggaaacaaaagatACATGTGATTGGTTCTCAGATGTACGCTTACCTGCATGTATGTGCAAATTAAATGATCCATTCTCTCCTTTCatctttccccctcccctctttttcTCCACAGAATTGAGCGCAAATTTGCTCATTATTCTCCTCTTCAAAGGGGGAACACATTGGACATTGATGGGTATCTGTAGATAAAAACTCCAAAATGGCAAAAATTTGTCTACAATGGTAGGTCTAGAGAGTATCTAAATGATAGTAGACTGAAGGAAAGAAGTAGATATTGTTATTATTAATACTGGAAAACATCTTATATTTGAGTACATCGACTCACCTTCAGAACAGTTTACTAGGAGGAGTGAGAAAAAGTAGTATTAAGTGATCAGAACCATGACTCAACATGATTAAGTCAATTCACCCTTCACTCTTATTTGATGTACATAAACTCTCCTTCAGAAACATAACCATTACTATTACTAAATATTTCAGAGCAGATAAAAGACTCTTAAGTAACCAACCCATCGATCCAGACTCATACAAGCACATaatgatatgatatatatagCATAGCAGATCAGTCCACCATGCACCTCTGCCATGTTGGATCTAGCAACTAGGCCAGGCAACTCCACAGGAGCTGCCAACCTTCTTGGCATTGGAAGAATTGATGAGCTTCTGGTAATTAGGGTCCTTCATATACTGGCAAAGGCATGGCTTCTGTTCCTTCAACTTGTCGCAGCATTTCTGTGATGGGGGAGTATCGGAAGTTATTGCAGAGTAACAAGGAGCCAGCTCCACCGCATTGCAAGTTGCTGCCATCGACATACTCGCTTCTCCCAGAAGCAGCATCATAACCATTACACACACTACTAGTGCATAGTTATTAGGGaccttcttcatcatcttcaccCAACAGATCAGCTATAAACAAAAGCAATGGATGAGAAACAGAGATATATAGACTAAGGGAAGAAGCTTGATGGGTTAATTGGGCTTGGATTCATTCAATATTTATAGACCTTAAAAAGACCCACTAAACTATTAGTGTTTTGGTTCTTCTAGCAACAATCTTCTTTAGGGAGGTTAATTTGTTTCTCTCAACTTAAAATATCTTCAAGTGTAATACGAATTGAGTTAGCTAGCTAATGCGCCTAATCATGGATATATGTATTGCGTGGGGCATTAATGCAAGTCACTACTTGTTATTACTTCAACATTATCATCTCTCTAAtcttaaatgaaaataataggTGATGAGGGTAGTAGGTAGAATAGGGGCATCACTCTCTGTTCTCTAATCCAATTTGTTTCTCAGAAATGCTAATAATAGTCACTCACCCACATGGCTAATGGTTAGTAGCTGCTAGAAATTAATTAAACTTTCTAGTTCATGGAATGCCTTCACTGTTCCGTAAACCTGTGACCTGCAGCTGGTTGATTAGTATTGTAGTTtagaataggaaaagaagacTTCACCAGCAACCAAAAGTTTAAGAAGAAATTAAACTTGGAATTGATCGAACCCCGGCCACAAGTAGTAATGGTGACAATTCAAACCCACCCGTTTGATTTGATCCATCTGCGATCGATCATTGAGCAGTAGTTTGGTCTGGTAAACTGggtttaagtttttaattaagCTCACTCGCTACTCATTATGACTGATTTTAGTTAttgttatgtgtgtcttgaattcttcGATCGGTTTCGAAGATTGACCAGCTCCAACATTTTTTATGGCGATTCGAATGAAATTTGTTCTTAGGTCTGTGATGGTAGTGGAGGATTTGGGCCTATAGGCCCAAGTGGTGTGGGGGTGAAGTCCCTGCAGTATAGTACAACCTGACCCGATGGGTCGATCCGTTTGAAGGTGTATGTATATGTTTTTCGTGTTTTGTTGTGTAAGTAAATGAAACAAGTGagattttggggattttcaagttagggtttttgggtgagagTTTTTACTGCCGTTTTaatgttcttgagagatctcctgTAATCTTCTTTCATTTACATAATGAATCATCTTTAGCTTAACCCATCGAGGTAGCACATGACATTGATGTGTGAACCACTTGTGTCATCTTTGTTTGCTCTGTTTTATTTGTTCGTGTTTCTTGATATTTGTTTTAACAATTATCTATTAATTTTGTGATTCATGACATGAGATGACGTCAACAACACAAACTATTAATAATCTAAATGGGCTCTAAGTTGTGAGTAATTTAGCTAGCAATAGTGCTAAAATTATAGAGAGCAAACTTTTGATACCTTATTTTACCAGAGACGGGTGATGTTAACCTTTATATCATGGAGCACTTCTCACATCTTTTTCAATTGATATACTCACAACTTTAATTACGTGTCAAATTAACAAGGGCTAGAGGGCCACACTAGAAACCTTTCTTGCCATCAATATGGAAACTTTGGCCTCCCACTAAATGGTACGTACGGTGCATCTAGAATTCCTTCCACGGGCACCtacaacctctctctctctaaacctcTCTCTCTAACACAAAGTGGGAAGTTCAGTGGAAGACACACATACCCACTCGAAGTATGAAGAGTTACACCAGCTAAGCTTAAGTACAAAATCTATACACTATCCATAAAATTTTAACTGTTGTAGATATTTGTGTGATAGTCTAGAAAGTAGAATTGCAAGACTAAAAAACCTGCTCCTGTTCATTATTTTGGATCTAGTATGTTTTTAGGGAGTACGATCACCACACTGATGGAGTATAAATGGAATCTCCCACGCTAGTACTTTATTGACTGTAGGACAAAGTGGGAAGCATCtcgacctctctctctctcacttagATGTAGTGACGGTGGATCATGGGTGATGCAATGACGATGGATTGAACAATTGAGATGCTTCCTATTCCATCCAACAATCAATAATGTGCTTGCGTGGAATATTCCATTATACCCACATATGTATTCAACAATTTCTCATATCTTCATCAAAAGCTTTAACTATAATGATTACTAATACTAAGGGAAAATGAATCTCACGATGCAATCGTGTGGATTTCTTTACACGACCCTGACAAATCACTATAGGGCCTACGCTCTCTCTTTCCATTAAACCCCCCCCCATGTATGCTTCGAAATCCTTCCTCTTTAATTGGTCTCAGAGAATGGATTATCTGCACGTACGtgtaggtgaacgtacatctcaaaatcaatcatatatttattttgttttcattaataCCCATTCTCCCCtattaaatggtaaaaataagaCAGACGGTTGCCTCTCACTTGGAACCAAACTACCTCAGGCCCCCAAATTGCACATGGGCTGTCATATGAAACCCTCACCCTAATACTAGTTATTCTCATAGAGAATTTTCCACTTCACCATGTATGGTTATAGTAGGTTAATTGTCACCAATAAAATATGACCGAAGGTATCATCAGATACTGACAGCTATGAAAACTAATATCATTGATTTTTGTACTACCATTTTAGCCCTCTTTAGACAAAAAATATCACTCCCTATTGTAAGAAAGGGCGAATTCGATATAATGATCTATAATACCACTCCCtaatttggttcttctctctttctttcttgtctctattttttgtttgttcattttcctctcttccatgGATTTACAATCTCTTATCAGCCATGTGAGGGTTAATCCTACATCGGCTCCGTAATGGACTTTTACTTATCCAAGCCCATTGGGACCTTAACTACAACTATAAGTGAGAGGGGTAATGGatgggaggggggaaggggtgcCTTATGGCATAAGGTTAAGATaggaaaaaaatccaacccataATCTCTTGAGAGCCTACACTCTATTGGTAACTGGTAAGACACTAGCTAATTGAATTCTAATGTTGGTGGGGATAGCCTTAACCTAAGATTGTTACGATCTTATACCAGTGCAGTGTTTAAGCGATGACCGCCATCAGCAGAGCAGAATGGGTCGGAGCCTGAAATGGGAGTTAAGAATCGGCCATGATTGAGATAAAAGATGGTCAATTTTGATGGAATCGGCCAATCATTCCGGAAAAAACAATTAAACCATGATTCATGAAcccgttctttctcccaaaccACAACGCATAGATGGAAGCAAAAGTTTAATGGAAAAAGTCTTATTTGAGTAACATAGAGTACTCTCGCCTTATTCCTTGAGAACAATTTACTGAGTAGCTAGAACTGGGAAAAAAGTATCAAGTGAGTGATAGCCATCCATGACCCCACTCAAACGtcatattattatatatatagctATAGTAGAATGGTGGGACAGCAGCTCGATGGAACGATCTCCCTCCCATGTTcatgttgatgttgatgttgatgttgatgttgttAATTGGGAGGTTCTAGCAACTGGGGATGGGGACCCCACAGGTACGGCCAACCTTCTTGGCATTGGGAGAGTTTATGTACTTGTGCAAATTAGGGTCCTTCACATACTGGCAAAGGCAGGGCTTTTGTTCCTTCAACTTGTTGCAGCAAGTCTCAGATGGAGGAGAGTTGGAGGTCATTGCTTGTAAACAAGGAGACAGCTCTATCGCATTGCAACTAACTGCTGTCATCGACAAACTTGCTTCTCCCAAAagcagcatcatcatcatcagaagcaTTACTACGCACATTTTTGCAGAGTTACAGaccttcttcatcatcatcatcttcaccCACCCAACAGAACAGAACAGAGCAGAACAGAACTATGGCCAACTGATCAGAGACGACAGAGATGGAACGGAACAGGGgagatcaaggaagaaggaggCTGATGATGATGGGTTCATATAGCTTGGATTCCTCCATTTATATAGATCTCTCAGAGACCTGGCCAATGAGATAAAATTAAATCTCCACTATTAATGTATTGCGTGGAACATTGATGCACGTAATTTGCTATTCCTTCAATAgcatccatcatcatcatcatcatctaattGTTTTAccaagtaaataaataaaaaataaaaaaaaaacccttcttaTTCTGTAATCCTTCCTTTGTACAGATCGATCTTATTCTCTTTCCTTGTTTAGTTTAGCCATGTATAAACTTTTGCATATTCCTCCGTAATGGCGCGTCAAAATGACCAACAAGAGATCGATCGGGAGAGCCATAATAGAAAC containing:
- the LOC122646062 gene encoding putative glutamine amidotransferase GAT1_2.1, with translation MASSDDLSSILPRVLIVSRRTVRKNKFVDFVGEYHLDLIVSYGAVPVIVPRVAGVHTLLDSFEPIHGVLLCEGEDIDPSLYDAEISGLSPEELEEIRRLHVSDTSIDREKDTIELRLAKLCLERNIPYLGICRGSQILNVACGGSLYQDIEKELSKNFPEEQRTVHIDYDNYDGHRHNVKVVEETPLHAWFKDSLEEQGKMEIWVNSYHHQGVKRLAQRFVPMAFSPDGLIEGFYDPDAYNPHEGKFIMGLQFHPERMRHPVSDEFDYPGCPSAYQEFVRAVIAYQKKLNSSVRIPKGLKLDKVMEKKRSIIVRSFSIAKEMYITGREMPPDHKCDLEAGAEFLQSNKALSTQQEKRLKQMGATVRNAHMYLERLKLNEEREKVARNVMGKMSIEQLSDLTSFYQMMGTICSEVLEKKVLLN
- the LOC122645398 gene encoding non-specific lipid-transfer protein 2-like, with amino-acid sequence MMMMKKVCNSAKMCVVMLLMMMMLLLGEASLSMTAVSCNAIELSPCLQAMTSNSPPSETCCNKLKEQKPCLCQYVKDPNLHKYINSPNAKKVGRTCGVPIPSC